A window of the Brassica napus cultivar Da-Ae chromosome A2, Da-Ae, whole genome shotgun sequence genome harbors these coding sequences:
- the LOC125587444 gene encoding zinc finger MYM-type protein 1-like encodes MDRFVIRKIPPPRISVDDLAFDPAKRKKIQEYDHNQIDEVRRIYLTRGPCQPRGHTFKQKSIGGVWRRFNPQWFDQYPDWLEYSVEQEKAFCLFCYLFRVQVGKQGGSDTFVSTGFSSWNKVDSFSKHVGDHSSFHNDAKNKCEDLMRQGQSIKHALHKQTDIVKSDYRIRLGASIDVCRHLLHQGLSFRAHDEKEESTNKGNFLELLKYTARQNEAVKKVVLHNAPKNNQMTSPPIQKDIAHCFAEEVTKSVIQEINNDVFGLLVDESADVSDKEQMAVVFRFVDKFGLVKERFIGISHVKDTSSLTLKYAIDALFAKHGLSLKKVRGQGYDGASNMKGEFNGLRSLILKESRSAYYVHCFAHQLQLVVVAVAKKHVEVGEFFDMVHVLLNAVGASCKRKLILTESNRKRMEEGISKGTIKTGTGLNQDLSLKRPGNTRWGSHYKTLLRLGEMFPCIIEVLEHIQTEGMDGSKRQQAFGLLKYFHTFDCVFYLQLMLVILGLTNNLSKALQKRDQEILNAVSLVGSTKRQLQKLRDEGWENFVATVYSFSENNKTEVLDMEEEFVDSSRPRKKTGITNLHHYKVDCFYTVLDMQLQEFNDRFDEVNSELLVCMASLSPIDSFRQFDKSMLMRLAELYQDDFSSMERRSLEQQLDIYLDNVQKDERFTNLESLGDLARVLVDTRKYLSHPLVYRLLKLCLILPVATASVERCFSAMNIVKTTSRNSIGDEFLSDCLVCFIEKQVLETVTNETVIKRFQDMSERRVHL; translated from the coding sequence ATGGATCGATTTGTGATAAGAAAAATTCCACCACCGAGGATCAGTGTGGATGATTTGGCATTTGATCCAGCTAAGCGGAAAAAAATTCAAGAGTATGATCATAATCAAATAGACGAGGTACGCCGCATATATTTGACTAGAGGACCTTGTCAACCTCGCGGTCAtacttttaaacaaaaatcaatagGAGGTGTGTGGCGACGTTTTAATCCACAATGGTTTGACCAGTATCCTGATTGGTTAGAGTATAGTGTAGAACAAGAAAAGGCTTTTTGCTTGTTTTGTTACTTGTTCAGAGTTCAAGTTGGAAAACAAGGTGGGAGCGATACTTTTGTATCAACGGGTTTTTCTAGCTGGAATAAAGTTGATAGTTTCAGTAAGCATGTGGGAGATCATTCTAGTTTTCACAATGATGCTAAAAACAAATGTGAAGATTTGATGAGACAAGGTCAGTCTATCAAACATGCTTTACATAAGCAAACTGATATTGTGAAAAGTGATTATCGAATCCGCTTGGGCGCTTCAATTGATGTTTGTAGACACTTATTACATCAAGGTTTATCTTTTCGTGCGCATGATGAGAAAGAAGAGTCAACAAATAAAGGCAATTTCTTAGAGCTTTTGAAGTATACAGCCAGACAAAACGAGGCTGTGAAAAAAGTTGTGTTGCACAATGCTCCTAAAAATAATCAGATGACATCTCCTCCTATTCAAAAAGACATTGCACATTGCTTTGCAGAAGAAGTAACCAAGTCTGTTATCCAGGAAATTAATAATGATGTCTTTGGCTTGCTGGTAGATGAATCTGCTGATGTCTCAGATAAAGAGCAAATGGCTGTGGTTTTTCGTTTCGTTGATAAATTTGGGCTGGTAAAAGAAAGATTCATTGGCATTAGTCATGTTAAAGACACATCTTCCTTGACTCTCAAGTATGCCATTGATGCTTTATTTGCGAAACATGGGTTAAGTTTGAAAAAAGTAAGAGGGCAAGGTTATGATGGAGCAAGCAATATGAAAGGAGAATTCAATGGTTTAAGATCACTGATTTTGAAAGAAAGTAGATCTGCATATTATGTTCACTGCTTTGCTCATCAGCTTCAGTTGGTTGTCGTGGCAGTTGCAAAAAAACATGTTGAAGTTGGAGAATTTTTTGATATGGTTCATGTTCTATTGAATGCCGTTGGAGCTTCTTGCAAGAGAAAGCTTATACTCACTGAAAGTAATCGCAAGAGAATGGAAGAGGGGATCAGTAAGGGTACTATTAAGACAGGAACTGGGCTGAATCAAGACCTTTCTCTTAAAAGACCTGGAAATACTCGTTGGGGATCACATTACAAGACTTTGTTGCGTCTTGGTGAGATGTTTCCCTGTATTATTGAAGTTCTTGAACATATCCAGACTGAAGGCATGGACGGCAGCAAAAGACAACAAGCATTTGGTCTCCTCAAATATTTTCACACATTTGATTGTGTGTTTTATCTACAATTGATGCTTGTTATCCTGGGACTCACTAATAATTTGTCAAAAGCTCTACAGAAAAGAGACCAAGAGATCTTGAATGCTGTCTCGTTGGTTGGATCTACAAAACGACAGTTACAGAAGCTTAGGGACGAAGGATGGGAGAATTTTGTGGCTACAGTTTATTCTTTTAGTGAGAATAATAAAACTGAAGTTCTTGATATGGAGGAAGAGTTTGTTGATTCAAGCAGGCCAAGGAAAAAAACAGGCATCACCAACCTGCATCATTATAAGGTGGATTGTTTTTACACGGTCTTAGATATGCAACTTCAAGAGTTTAATGATCGTTTTGACGAGGTGAATTCTGAACTACTTGTTTGCATGGCATCCTTAAGTCCAATAGATTCTTTTCGTCAGTTTGACAAGTCAATGTTGATGAGATTGGCTGAGCTTTATCAAGATGATTTTAGTTCTATGGAACGAAGATCTCTTGAACAACAACTTGACATCTATCTTGACAATGTGCAAAAAGATGAACGGTTTACCAATCTAGAAAGCCTTGGTGATCTTGCTCGTGTATTGGTGGATACAAGGAAATATCTTTCTCATCCTTTGGTTTATCGTCTTTTGAAGCTATGTTTGATTCTTCCCGTTGCGACTGCAAGTGTAGAAAGGTGCTTCTCTGCAATGAATATCGTGAAGACTACTTCACGTAACAGTATCGGTGATGAATTTTTAAGTGATTGTCTAGTTTGTTTTATTGAGAAACAAGTGCTTGAGACAGTGACAAATGAGACAGTGATAAAGAGATTCCAAGATATGAGTGAGCGTAGAGTACATCTTTAA
- the LOC111202815 gene encoding B-box zinc finger protein 21-like, translating into MKIRCDVCDKEEALVFCTADEASLCGGCDHRVHHANKLASKHLRFSLLNPSPSNNSSPICDICQEKKALLFCQEDRAILCKDCDSSIHSANEHVKKHDRFLLTGVKLSATSSVYKPTSESFSSSQDCSVPGPRSSKKPLSASQSNSSKIQLTSKIGGDAAVNQLGSTSTISEYLMDMLPGWHVEDFLDSSLPPFGFSKSGGDDGVSLQSKNMGIWVPQIPQTLPSSYTNKYFSQDNNKETSPEVQMYAPIQNMKQQGQNKRWYDDGGFTVPQITTSSSHPTPLPSNKRSRFFW; encoded by the exons ATGAAGATCAGGTGCGACGTCTGCGACAAAGAAGAAGCGTTGGTGTTTTGCACCGCCGACGAAGCGTCTCTATGCGGCGGCTGCGACCACCGAGTCCACCACGCTAACAAACTCGCTTCCAAACATCTCCGTTTCTCTCTCCTCAATCCTTCTCCTTCCAACAACTCATCTCCTATCTGTGACATCTGTCAG GAGAAAAAAGCTCTGTTGTTTTGTCAAGAAGATAGGGCTATTTTATGCAAAGATTGTGATTCATCGATCCACTCCGCCAACGAACACGTCAAGAAACACGATAGGTTTCTTCTCACAGGGGTTAAGCTCTCTGCAACATCCTCTGTGTATAAACCTACTTCAGAATCTTTTTCAAGCAGTCAAGATTGTTCTGTCCCTGGACCCCGTTCTTCCAAGAAACCTCTCTCAGCTTCTCAGAGCAACAGCTCCAAGATCCAACTTACTTCGAAGATAGGAGGTGATGCGGCAGTGAATCAGTTGGGATCCACAAGCACGATTTCAGAGTATTTGATGGATATGTTACCTGGTTGGCACGTTGAGGACTTTCTTGATTCCTCTCTTCCTCCTTTTGGTTTCTCTAAG AGTGGTGGTGATGATGGAGTGTCACTTCAATCTAAGAATATGGGGATTTGGGTCCCTCAGATTCCACAAACTCTTCCTTCTTCATACACAAATAAGTACTTTTCTCAGGACAACAACAAAGAAACATCACCAGAAGTGCAGATGTATGCTCCAATACAAAACATGAAACAACAAGGACAGAACAAGAGATGGTATGATGATGGTGGCTTCACTGTCCCACAGATTACCACTTCTTCCAGTCATCCTACTCCTCTTCCTTCTAACAAAAGGTCCAGATTTTTCTGGTAA
- the LOC125587446 gene encoding glycine-rich RNA-binding protein 1-like, which yields MKTSSSLVVIFLLVLILQTNKLESGHVHSTDEDTVKNINNNIDKSNITTKIVLKDKKISSHGGGSNSYRWGGSGGGGGGSGGGGGGGGGGGGGGGGGGGGGGGGGGGGGWGWGGGGGGGRGWYKWACGRGGGREGRGEFVKREYAECKGKGKCRGKRLECPQHCGGFCFYDCLFLCKPHCRR from the coding sequence atgAAGACAAGTTCGTCATTGGTGGTTATCTTTCTCCTCGTACTGATCTTGCAAACTAACAAACTAGAGAGTGGGCATGTCCATTCCACTGATGAAGACACAGTCAAgaacatcaacaacaacattGATAAAAGCAACATAACCACCAAAATAGTTCTCAAGGACAAGAAAATATCAAGTCATGGTGGAGGAAGCAATAGCTATAGATGGGGAGGTAGcggcggtggaggaggaggaagtggcggtggaggtggtggtggtggtggaggtggtggtggtggtggtggtggtggaggaggtggtggCGGTGGGGGCGGAGGTGGTGGATGGGGATggggaggaggaggtggtggtggtagaGGATGGTACAAATGGGCTTGTGGCcgcggaggaggaagagaaggaagaggagaATTTGTGAAAAGAGAATATGCAGAGTGCAAGGGAAAAGGGAAATGTAGAGGAAAGAGATTGGAATGTCCTCAACATTGTGgaggtttttgtttttatgattGTCTCTTTCTCTGCAAACCGCATTGCCGTCGTTAG